The following proteins are co-located in the Conyzicola lurida genome:
- the recQ gene encoding DNA helicase RecQ produces the protein MSWNAEIPWDPEEEPPFDPFAEPPFDDEAPFPDREGFGAAGSGQSTSSATVAAPRRAVRTGPAPTALEALEKVFGYDSFRNQQAEIIDTVIAGGDALVLMPTGGGKSLCYQIPSLVRDGTGVVISPLIALMQDQVDALTAVGVRAGFLNSTQDPAQRREVEQAYLAGELDMLYLAPERLRVSATADLLDRGTIALFAIDEAHCVSQWGHDFRPDYLQLSMLHERWPTVPRIALTATATEVTHKEIASKLQLGEAKHFVSSFDRPNIQYRIESKNQPMQQLLSLIRTEHAGDAGIVYCLSRASVEKTADFLVENGITALPYHAGLDSRIRAANQSRFLREDGVVMVATIAFGMGIDKPDVRFVAHLDLPKSVEGYYQETGRAGRDGLPSTAWLAYGLQDVVQQRRMIQQSEGDDAFRRRLGANLDAMLALCETIECRRMQLLAYFGENSAPCGNCDTCLSPPEGVDGTIPAQKLLSTVVRLLRERNQRFGAGHIIDILVGKTTPRIAQQGHDQLKTFGIGADLTDQEWRGVVRQLLAQGLLQVTGEYGTFAVTELSASVLDGSRPVKLRKEPERTSRAAKKSKVASDLPAASVDLFEALRAWRSAEAKEQEVPAYIIFGDATLRGIAISRPDSLVELGGISGVGENKLAKYGEALLEVVAAN, from the coding sequence GTGAGTTGGAACGCCGAAATCCCCTGGGACCCCGAGGAAGAACCCCCCTTCGATCCCTTCGCGGAGCCTCCGTTCGACGACGAGGCGCCGTTCCCCGACCGTGAGGGTTTCGGTGCAGCGGGGTCGGGCCAATCGACAAGCTCCGCGACCGTGGCCGCGCCTCGGCGCGCGGTTCGCACGGGGCCCGCACCCACCGCCCTCGAGGCGCTCGAGAAGGTCTTCGGGTACGACTCGTTCCGCAACCAGCAGGCCGAGATCATCGACACCGTCATCGCCGGCGGCGACGCCCTCGTGCTGATGCCCACCGGCGGCGGCAAGTCGCTCTGCTACCAGATCCCCTCGCTCGTGCGCGACGGCACCGGCGTCGTCATCTCGCCGCTCATCGCGCTGATGCAGGACCAGGTCGACGCCCTCACCGCTGTGGGTGTGCGCGCGGGCTTCCTCAACTCGACGCAGGATCCCGCGCAGCGCCGCGAGGTCGAACAGGCGTACCTCGCCGGCGAGCTCGACATGCTCTACCTCGCGCCCGAGCGCCTGCGCGTCTCGGCCACCGCCGACCTGCTCGACCGCGGAACGATCGCGCTATTCGCCATCGACGAAGCGCACTGTGTGTCGCAGTGGGGCCACGACTTCCGCCCCGACTACCTGCAGCTGTCGATGCTGCACGAGCGCTGGCCCACCGTGCCGCGCATCGCACTCACCGCGACGGCCACCGAGGTCACGCACAAAGAGATCGCGTCCAAGCTGCAGCTCGGCGAGGCGAAGCACTTCGTTTCCAGCTTCGACCGCCCGAACATCCAGTACCGCATCGAGTCGAAGAACCAGCCGATGCAGCAGCTGCTCTCGCTGATCCGCACCGAGCACGCCGGCGATGCGGGCATCGTCTACTGCCTGTCGCGCGCCTCGGTCGAGAAGACCGCCGACTTCCTCGTCGAGAACGGCATCACCGCCCTGCCGTATCACGCGGGTCTCGACTCCCGTATCCGCGCCGCCAACCAGTCGCGGTTCCTGCGCGAAGACGGTGTCGTGATGGTCGCCACGATCGCGTTCGGAATGGGAATCGACAAGCCCGACGTGCGCTTCGTGGCGCACCTCGACCTGCCGAAGAGCGTCGAGGGCTACTACCAGGAGACCGGCCGCGCCGGCCGCGACGGACTCCCGTCGACCGCCTGGCTCGCCTACGGACTGCAAGACGTGGTGCAGCAGCGCCGCATGATCCAGCAGTCCGAGGGTGACGACGCGTTCCGCCGCCGCCTCGGAGCCAACCTCGACGCGATGCTGGCACTGTGCGAGACCATCGAATGCCGACGGATGCAGCTGCTGGCGTACTTCGGAGAGAACTCGGCCCCGTGCGGCAACTGCGACACCTGCCTGTCGCCGCCCGAGGGCGTCGACGGCACCATTCCCGCCCAGAAGCTGCTGTCGACGGTCGTGCGTCTGCTGCGCGAGCGCAACCAGCGTTTCGGTGCCGGCCACATCATCGACATCCTCGTCGGCAAGACGACGCCGCGAATCGCCCAGCAGGGCCACGACCAATTGAAGACATTCGGCATCGGCGCCGACCTCACCGACCAGGAGTGGCGCGGAGTGGTGCGGCAGCTCCTTGCTCAGGGGCTGCTGCAGGTGACCGGCGAGTACGGCACGTTCGCGGTGACCGAGCTGAGCGCGTCCGTGCTCGACGGCTCACGTCCCGTCAAGCTGCGCAAGGAGCCCGAGCGCACCTCCCGCGCCGCCAAGAAGTCGAAGGTCGCGTCCGACCTGCCCGCGGCATCCGTCGATCTGTTCGAGGCGCTGCGCGCCTGGCGGTCGGCCGAGGCGAAGGAGCAGGAGGTTCCGGCGTACATCATCTTCGGAGATGCGACGCTGCGCGGAATCGCGATCTCCCGCCCCGACTCGCTCGTCGAACTGGGCGGCATCAGCGGGGTCGGCGAGAACAAGCTCGCGAAGTACGGCGAGGCGCTGCTCGAGGTCGTCGCCGCGAACTAG
- a CDS encoding ExeM/NucH family extracellular endonuclease, with amino-acid sequence MLTTTPSAPFRTRSRRVVATATAVALALGFSALTAAPALAAEPTHQIADVQGDGAATPLAGTVVTVEGVVTGDYRASTASGYRGFYLQAADSGGETDATPGRSDGIFVFAANADPAVAIGDLVRVTGPASEFNGQTQITASSAASYELVTAGAGVPQPTVLPNSVVGAAREAYEGMLVTPESAKLSSSHQLYNFGTLWLNVGELAVKATETTDAGDAAAAIAAANRANRLLVDDGYSIQVSNAAHPGGQPFFETDTVVRNGDAFVSPDAGMILGWGFDDWRLQPQRPLSDTSPAEYAALEPIWQTLNPRTDAAADVGGDVSAASFNVFNYFTTFGGDARGADDEAHFLVQQSKIVAAINALDADVVGLMEIENSVKLGEAPDEALGNLVAALNAASAPGTWAFVPTPAPLLDAATTDFITNAIIYKPAAATPVGDSFAQVDETVWDIAREPVAQIFETVANGKVITVVANHFKSKSAPTGNTAPEPADLQGFFNAERVEQATSLVGFVGGITADPAKGENVLLVGDFNAYGQEDPAQVLTAAGLVDLVPTKDPSEYTYTFDGELGSLDHAFATPELAASVTGVDVWNINSPEWSDRGYEFGAAEAGTPFRSSDHDPIKVGIDSAPAPVNIDILSINDFHGRLEAAPPIAGAAVIGGMVDAYRAANPNTVFVAAGDLIGASTFTSFIQNDEPTIDALNEIGLDASAFGNHEFDQGRDDVDDRILPRADWDYLSANLYDRATGEPAFQQFALEEFGDVTVGFVGAMTEELPSLVSPDGIASLEVREVVPEVNRVADLLSDGDEANGEADVIVLLVHEGAATTDIASATDDSAFGRIVTGSNANIDAIVSGHTHLAYDHEIPIPGTSTLRPVLSSGQYGEKYSDMKVSVDPVTGDLLSISAEILSLAGAFPPDPEVAAIVADAVAVAVELGSVPVGEIEADFNRALQSTGSENRGGESTLGNFVADVQLWATQDSGSQLALMNPGGLRSDLKYALNPATPGDAEGVVTYQEAAGVQPFANTLVALDLTGAQLKSVLEEQWQPAGSSRPFLKLGLSDTVEYTYDPAAAAGDHIDAIYVDGEPVDAAATYRVTVNSFLASGGDNFVTLAQGTNRADTGKIDLQSMVDYFEANPVATPDYAQRAVGAQLTAPADAAGYAPGESLTLTLSSLLFSAGEPNAGTAVVSADGVELGSAPIDPAIVDTTDEVGRASVAVTIPADAPTGTLVLTVTVPETGTQIDVPVAVVAPEEPAEKLPTSTSGSANKLIVFGNSPVTYSVTVRADGVVPTGNVVVYDGLRPLTTITLDEADGGRDTVTLPRLGRGLHLLTARYEGNDELLGSFGWPSLVIVF; translated from the coding sequence ATGTTGACGACGACGCCATCAGCCCCGTTCCGAACCCGCTCGAGGCGCGTCGTCGCTACAGCGACAGCGGTCGCACTCGCGCTCGGCTTCTCCGCCCTCACGGCGGCCCCCGCGCTCGCGGCCGAGCCGACGCACCAGATCGCCGACGTGCAGGGCGACGGCGCCGCGACCCCGCTCGCGGGCACGGTCGTCACCGTCGAGGGAGTCGTCACCGGCGACTACCGGGCCTCGACGGCGAGCGGTTACCGCGGGTTCTACCTCCAGGCGGCCGATTCGGGCGGCGAGACGGATGCCACTCCCGGGCGTTCCGACGGCATCTTCGTGTTCGCCGCCAACGCCGACCCCGCCGTCGCGATCGGAGACCTGGTGCGGGTGACGGGCCCCGCGAGCGAGTTCAACGGCCAGACACAGATCACCGCGTCATCCGCCGCCTCGTACGAGCTCGTCACGGCCGGCGCGGGTGTGCCGCAGCCGACAGTGCTCCCCAATTCCGTGGTCGGAGCGGCCCGCGAGGCCTACGAGGGCATGCTCGTCACCCCGGAATCGGCCAAACTCAGCTCCAGCCACCAGCTCTACAACTTCGGCACGCTCTGGCTGAACGTCGGCGAACTCGCGGTCAAGGCGACCGAGACCACCGACGCGGGCGATGCGGCGGCCGCCATCGCCGCCGCTAACCGGGCTAACCGGTTACTGGTCGACGACGGCTACAGCATCCAGGTCTCCAACGCCGCACACCCCGGGGGCCAGCCCTTCTTCGAGACAGACACGGTCGTGCGCAACGGCGACGCCTTCGTCTCGCCCGACGCCGGCATGATCCTCGGCTGGGGTTTCGACGACTGGCGCCTGCAGCCGCAGCGCCCGCTCAGCGACACCTCGCCCGCGGAGTACGCCGCCCTCGAGCCGATCTGGCAGACCCTCAACCCCCGAACGGATGCCGCGGCCGACGTCGGCGGCGATGTCTCGGCCGCGTCCTTCAACGTGTTCAACTACTTCACCACCTTCGGCGGAGACGCCCGCGGTGCCGACGACGAAGCGCATTTCCTGGTGCAGCAGTCGAAGATCGTCGCCGCGATCAACGCGCTCGACGCCGACGTCGTCGGCCTGATGGAGATCGAGAACTCCGTGAAGCTCGGCGAGGCTCCCGACGAGGCGCTCGGCAACCTTGTCGCCGCCCTCAACGCGGCCAGCGCCCCCGGCACCTGGGCGTTCGTGCCCACGCCGGCACCGCTGCTCGACGCGGCCACGACCGACTTCATCACCAACGCGATCATCTACAAGCCGGCCGCGGCCACCCCGGTGGGCGACAGCTTCGCCCAGGTGGACGAGACGGTGTGGGACATCGCCCGCGAACCGGTCGCGCAGATCTTCGAGACCGTCGCCAACGGCAAGGTGATCACGGTCGTGGCGAACCACTTCAAGTCGAAGAGCGCCCCGACCGGCAACACGGCCCCCGAGCCCGCGGACCTGCAGGGCTTCTTCAACGCCGAGCGCGTCGAGCAGGCGACCAGCCTCGTCGGTTTCGTCGGCGGCATCACGGCCGACCCGGCCAAGGGCGAGAACGTGCTGCTCGTGGGCGATTTCAACGCCTACGGCCAAGAGGACCCGGCCCAGGTGCTGACCGCCGCGGGTCTCGTCGACCTCGTGCCGACCAAGGACCCCAGCGAGTACACCTACACCTTCGACGGTGAGCTCGGGTCGCTCGACCACGCCTTCGCGACGCCCGAGCTCGCGGCATCCGTCACCGGAGTGGATGTCTGGAACATCAACTCACCGGAGTGGAGCGACCGCGGCTACGAGTTCGGCGCGGCCGAAGCGGGCACGCCGTTCCGCTCGAGCGACCACGACCCGATCAAGGTCGGCATCGACTCGGCGCCGGCGCCGGTGAACATCGACATCCTGTCGATCAACGACTTCCACGGCCGGCTCGAAGCCGCTCCGCCCATCGCGGGCGCCGCAGTGATCGGCGGGATGGTCGACGCGTACCGTGCCGCGAACCCGAACACGGTGTTCGTCGCGGCCGGCGACCTCATCGGCGCGTCGACGTTCACCTCGTTCATCCAGAACGACGAGCCGACGATCGACGCGCTCAACGAGATCGGCCTCGATGCGAGCGCCTTCGGCAACCACGAGTTCGACCAGGGCCGTGACGACGTCGACGACCGCATCCTGCCGCGCGCCGACTGGGACTACCTCTCGGCCAACCTCTACGACCGCGCGACCGGCGAGCCGGCGTTCCAGCAGTTCGCGCTCGAGGAGTTCGGCGACGTCACGGTCGGCTTCGTCGGCGCGATGACCGAGGAGTTGCCGAGCCTGGTCAGCCCCGACGGCATCGCGAGCCTGGAGGTGCGCGAGGTCGTGCCCGAGGTCAACCGGGTGGCCGACCTGCTGAGCGACGGTGACGAGGCCAACGGCGAAGCCGACGTGATCGTGCTGCTCGTGCACGAGGGCGCGGCGACCACCGACATCGCGAGCGCCACCGACGACTCTGCGTTCGGGCGTATCGTCACCGGCTCCAACGCGAACATCGACGCGATCGTCTCCGGGCACACGCACCTCGCCTACGACCACGAAATCCCGATCCCCGGCACCTCGACGCTGCGGCCCGTACTCTCGTCGGGCCAGTACGGCGAGAAGTACAGCGACATGAAGGTGAGCGTCGACCCGGTCACCGGCGACCTGCTCAGCATCTCCGCCGAGATCCTGTCGCTCGCCGGGGCATTCCCGCCCGACCCCGAGGTCGCGGCGATCGTCGCCGACGCCGTGGCCGTGGCGGTCGAACTGGGATCGGTGCCGGTCGGCGAGATCGAGGCCGACTTCAACCGTGCGCTGCAGTCCACCGGTTCGGAGAACCGCGGCGGCGAGTCGACGCTCGGCAACTTCGTCGCCGACGTGCAGCTCTGGGCGACGCAGGACTCCGGCTCGCAGCTCGCGCTGATGAATCCCGGCGGGCTGCGCAGCGACCTGAAGTACGCGCTCAACCCGGCGACCCCCGGCGACGCCGAGGGTGTCGTCACCTACCAGGAGGCGGCGGGCGTGCAGCCCTTCGCCAACACCCTGGTGGCCCTCGACCTGACGGGCGCGCAGCTCAAGTCGGTGCTCGAGGAGCAGTGGCAGCCGGCCGGGTCGAGCAGGCCGTTCCTCAAGCTCGGGCTCTCCGACACGGTCGAGTACACCTACGACCCGGCGGCCGCCGCCGGCGACCACATCGACGCGATCTACGTCGACGGCGAACCGGTGGATGCCGCGGCGACCTACCGGGTCACCGTCAACTCGTTCCTGGCGTCGGGCGGCGACAACTTCGTCACCCTCGCGCAGGGCACGAACCGGGCCGACACCGGCAAGATCGACCTGCAGAGCATGGTCGACTACTTCGAGGCGAACCCGGTCGCGACCCCCGACTACGCGCAGCGCGCCGTCGGCGCCCAGTTGACGGCGCCCGCCGACGCCGCCGGGTACGCGCCCGGCGAGAGCCTGACGCTGACGCTGTCGTCGCTGTTGTTCAGCGCGGGGGAGCCGAACGCCGGCACCGCCGTGGTCAGTGCCGACGGTGTGGAGCTCGGCAGCGCACCGATCGATCCCGCGATCGTCGACACGACCGACGAGGTCGGGCGCGCGAGCGTCGCGGTGACGATCCCGGCGGACGCCCCGACCGGGACCCTGGTGCTCACCGTGACGGTGCCGGAGACGGGAACGCAGATCGACGTGCCCGTCGCGGTCGTCGCGCCGGAGGAGCCGGCCGAGAAGCTGCCGACGAGCACGAGCGGGTCGGCGAACAAGCTGATCGTGTTCGGCAACTCGCCGGTGACGTACTCGGTCACCGTGCGGGCCGACGGGGTGGTTCCGACCGGCAACGTGGTCGTCTACGACGGGCTGCGCCCGCTCACGACGATCACCCTCGACGAGGCGGATGGCGGACGTGACACGGTCACGCTGCCGCGACTCGGCCGCGGACTGCACCTGCTGACCGCACGCTACGAGGGCAACGACGAACTGCTCGGTTCGTTCGGCTGGCCGTCCCTGGTCATCGTCTTCTGA
- the trxA gene encoding thioredoxin, with protein MATVNLTSDDFETTVLEPGIVLVDFWAEWCGPCKQFGPIFEEASNANPDITFGKIDTEDQQALAGAAGITSIPTLMAFRDGVLVFSQPGALPAPALNQVIDAVRGLDMEDVHKQIAAQREADAAAPAAAE; from the coding sequence ATGGCTACCGTAAACCTGACCTCCGACGATTTCGAAACCACAGTCCTCGAGCCCGGAATCGTGCTCGTCGACTTCTGGGCCGAGTGGTGCGGCCCCTGCAAGCAGTTCGGCCCGATCTTCGAAGAGGCGAGCAACGCCAACCCCGACATCACCTTCGGCAAGATCGACACCGAGGACCAGCAGGCGCTCGCCGGCGCCGCGGGCATCACCTCGATCCCCACGCTCATGGCGTTCCGCGACGGCGTGCTCGTCTTCTCGCAGCCCGGCGCACTGCCGGCTCCCGCGCTCAACCAGGTGATCGACGCCGTGCGCGGCCTCGACATGGAAGACGTGCACAAGCAGATCGCCGCGCAGCGCGAGGCGGACGCCGCGGCTCCTGCGGCTGCGGAGTAA